The following coding sequences lie in one Ctenopharyngodon idella isolate HZGC_01 chromosome 11, HZGC01, whole genome shotgun sequence genomic window:
- the mybl2b gene encoding v-myb avian myeloblastosis viral oncogene homolog-like 2b, with the protein MSWWARGEDEEEAMCQDTDSDVADQKDCGKVKVKWTQEEDDKLRKLVLNVGPNDWKYIAGFLPNRSEHQCQHRWFKVLDPDLVKGPWTKEEDEKVIELVKKYGSKQWAMVAKHLKGRLGKQCRERWHNHLNPDVKKCSWTPEEDLIIYKAHCVLGNRWAEIAKLLPGRTDNAVKNHWNSTIKRKVETGYYTGVDTTLHELQQTESEETGQQQVEFCYDGASEGLPGEVLKRDPEAHEKVTTAPHKTASPKTPKAPTTPKSEGGDSNVSTWVMDSSGFLSPSAAPTLKEVMELMDGDLEGWCTMSDFELPEESQSSELLQFRLEGSALQELSKGSKGELIPISPGGATPPSILSRRSRRRIALSPDPNDSMTPKSTPVKILPFSPSQFLNMWTKQDTLDLENPSLTSTPVCSQKAVVTTPLHRDKTPLTQKENSLFITPNHKSDLDTTPRTPTPFKNAMEKYGPLRPLPPTPNLEEDLKEVLRSEAGIELIVEDETPTEKKRKQVYRPPMKKVRKSLALDVIDCSETASARKQQIKHMVRTHQKAQTVRSLPLVTSCAVKEENLLDQGFILGPNESGPPSKPAPQTLKMTPPLPMSPAWETVVCGRTKDQLIMTEKARRYLRSLKCHAPNRALILS; encoded by the exons ATGTCGTGGTGGGCGCGCGG tgaggatgaggaggaggcCATGTGTCAGGACACAGACTCTGATGTCGCTGACCAGAAGGATTGTGggaaagtgaaagtgaagtgGACGCAGGAGGAG GATGATAAGCTGCGGAAACTGGTGCTGAACGTCGGACCAAATGATTGGAAATACATCGCTGGCTTTTTACCT AACCGATCGGAGCATCAGTGTCAGCATCGCTGGTTCAAAGTTCTGGATCCGGATCTGGTCAAAGGACCCTGGACCAAAGAGGAGGATGAGAAG GTGATTGAGCTCGTGAAGAAGTACGGCAGCAAGCAGTGGGCGATGGTGGCCAAGCACCTGAAGGGCCGTCTGGGAAAGCAGTGCCGGGAACGCTGGCACAACCACCTCAACCCAGACGTCAAGAAGTGCTCGTGGACTCCGGAGGAAGATCTCATCATCTACAAGGCTCACTGCGTGCTGGGAAACCGCTGGGCGGAGATCGCCAAACTGCTGCCTGGAAG AACAGACAATGCAGTGAAAAACCACTGGAACTCCACCATCAAGCGTAAGGTGGAGACGGGTTATTACACCGGTGTGGACACGACGCTTCACGAGCTCCAGCAGACCGAGAGCGAAGAGACCGGTCAACAGCAG GTGGAGTTCTGCTATGATGGAGCCAGTGAGGGACTGCCAGGAGAAGTCTTAAAACGG GATCCTGAAGCACATGAGAAGGTCACCACTGCTCCACACAAAACTGCTTCTCCCAAGACACCGAAAGCTCCAACAACACCCAAAAGTGAAGGCGGAGACTCTAATGTGTCCACCTGGGTGATGGACAGCTCCGGATTCCTGTCTCCGTCAGCGGCCCCGACCCTGAAGGAGGTGATGGAGCTGATGGACGGG GATCTGGAGGGCTGGTGTACGATGTCAGACTTCGAGCTGCCGGAGGAGAGCCAGAGCTCAGAGCTGCTGCAGTTCCGTCTGGAGGGAAGCGCCCTGCAGGAGCTCAGCAAGGGCAGTAAAGGAGAGCTCATCCCCATCTCCCCCGGCGGAGCCACGCCCCCGTCCATCCTGAGCCGCCGCAGCCGCCGCCGCATCGCCCTCTCGCCCGACCCCAACGACTCCATGACCCCGAAGAGCACGCCGGTCAAGATCCTGCCCTTCTCTCCCTCACAG TTCCTCAACATGTGGACCAAGCAGGACACGCTGGACCTGGAGAATCCGTCTCTGACCTCCACGCCGGTGTGCAGCCAGAAGGCGGTGGTCACGACCCCGCTGCACCGGGACAAAACCCCGCTCACGCAGAAGGAAAACTCTCT ATTTATCACACCGAATCACAAGTCTGATCTGGACACGACGCCCCGTACGCCCACTCCGTTTAAGAACGCCATGGAGAAATACGGCCCTCTGCGGCCACTG CCTCCGACACCAAATTTGGAGGAGGACCTTAAAGAAGTGTTGCGCAGCGAAGCCGGAATTGAGTTGATCGTAGAAGATGAAACTCCTACTGAGAAGAAACGCAAACAAGTG TATCGTCCTCCCATGAAGAAAGTGCGTAAATCTCTGGCTCTCGATGTCATCGACTGCAGCGAGACGGCTTCTGCTCGAAAGCAGCAGATCAAACACATGGTCCGAACGCATCAGAAG GCTCAAACCGTGCGGTCGCTCCCTCTCGTGACGTCCTGTGCGGTGAAGGAGGAGAACCTGCTGGATCAGGGATTTATTCTGGGGCCGAATGAGAGCGGGCCTCCCTCCAAACCTGCGCCGCAGACGCTGAAGATGACTCCTCCACTTCCT ATGTCTCCAGCCTGGGAGACTGTCGTCTGTGGACGGACAAAAGACCAGCTGATCATGACGGAGAAAGCCCGACGGTACCTTCGCTCTTTAAAGTGTCACGCCCCGAACCGAGCCCTCATCCTCTCCTGA
- the si:ch73-303b9.1 gene encoding uncharacterized protein si:ch73-303b9.1, whose protein sequence is LMDSGRDRPELTMSCEGPSMSDFDRGFCTDQSLSLSAVSVDGFLRPSKGVVLEYSEPNPCLNYSTSLLSPLVALNKNVLSPGNTLSSALSSPVEGKSSTPYERVRLQKPVLASSLDLSCVDLTTTHPSWEVSLVKAIVESPKSCLESTWSPINPPAPPEISLLMSGASEELQRSWREIVWQGSAQALAVPDLREEQSSFNLAM, encoded by the exons CTAATGGATTCAGGACGGGATAGACCTG AGCTGACCATGAGCTGCGAGGGCCCGTCCATGTCTGACTTTGACAGAGGTTTCTGTACAGACCAGAGTCTGTCCCTATCAGCGGTTTCAGTCGACGGGTTCCTGAGGCCGAGTAAAGGTGTTGTGCTGGAGTATTCAGAGCCCAACCCGTGTCTGAACTACTCCACCAGTCTCTTATCACCTTTAGTTGCCCTCAACAAGAACGTTCTCTCTCCAGGCAACACCTTGAGCTCAGCGCTGAGCAGCCCGGTGGAAGGAAAGTCCTCCACGCCCTATGAGAGAGTCAGACTTCAGAAGCCTGTCCTGGCCAGTTCGCTGGACCTGTCCTGCGTCGACCTGACCACCACCCACCCCTCATGGGAAGTGTCCCTTGTGAAGGCCATAGTCGAGAGCCCCAAGTCATGTTTGGAGTCCACATGGAGTCCCATCAACCCGCCGGCGCCTCCTGAGATCTCGCTGCTGATGTCCGGAGCTTCAGAGGAGCTCCAGCGCTCGTGGAGGGAGATTGTCTGGCAAGGATCGGCTCAAGCTCTGGCAGTCCCAGATCTCCGAGAGGAACAGAGCTCATTCAACTTGGCCATGTGA
- the ift52 gene encoding intraflagellar transport protein 52 homolog, producing the protein MNKEQRNIVIFNASKRELFTSSSGYKSLQKKLRAQWKIQSIKEELSLEKLQGVKLWITAGPREKFTAAELEVLKQHLDGGGGILVMLGEGGEMKYDTNINFLLEEFGIMINNDAVIRNVYYKYFHPKEALVSNGVLNREISRAAGKVVTGVIDEENSGNNSQALTFVYPYGATLNVMKPAVAVLSTGSVCFPLNRPVLAFHQLKNAGKLAVLGSCHMFSDQYLDKEENSKIMDVVFQWLTTDSVPLNQIDAEDPEITDYTMLPDTGSLSERLRVCLQEGDENPRDFTSLFDTSLLKLHTNTLPSVLDAYKQLNVKHEALQLITPQFETPLPPLQPAVFQPAFRDLPPPMLDLFDLDETFSSEKVRLAQLSNKCTDDDLEFYVRKCGDILGVTGKLDKEKRDAKHILEHVFFQVVEFKKLNVEHDIDTTEARFNMY; encoded by the exons ATGAACAAAGAGCAACGAAATATCGTTATTTTCAACGCATCCAAACGAGAGCTCTTCACCAGCAGCTCTGGATACAAATCCCTGCAGAAGAAGTTAAGAGCACAGTGGAAGATTCAAAG CATCAAAGAGGAGCTGAGCTTGGAGAAGCTCCAGGGAGTGAAGTTATGGATCACTGCAGGCCCTCGAGAGAAGTTCACCGCTGCTGAG CTGGAGGTTCTGAAGCAGCATCTGGACGGTGGTGGAGGGATTCTTGTGATGCTCGGAGAAGGAGGAGAAATGAAATACGACACTAACATCAACTTCCTCCTGGAAGAGTTTGGCATTATGATAAACAATG ATGCAGTAATAAGGAACGTCTATTACAAATATTTCCATCCCAAAGAAGCTCTCGTGTCCAACGGTGTTCTGAACAG GGAGATCAGTCGTGCCGCTGGTAAAGTGGTCACAGGGGTGATTGATGAAGAAAATTCGGGGAATAATTCACA GGCACTTACGTTCGTATACCCTTACGGGGCCACACTGAATGTGATGAAGCCGGCGGTGGCCGTCCTGTCCACTGGATCTGTGTGTTTTCCTCTCAACAGGCCTGTTCTGGCCTTCCATCAGCTGAAG AACGCTGGCAAGTTGGCAGTTCTGGGCTCGTGTCACATGTTCAGTGACCAGTACCTGGACAAGGAGGAGAACAGTAAAATCATG GATGTTGTGTTCCAGTGGCTCACAACCGACagtgttcctctcaaccagatCGACGCAGAGGACCCGGAG ATCACAGACTACACCATGCTGCCGGACACTGGGAGTCTGTCCGAGCGTCTGAGGGTGTGTCTGCAGGAGGGAGACGAGAATCCGCGAGATTTCACATCTCTTTTTGACACGTCTCTGCTGAAGCTGCACACAAACACTCTTCCCTCAGTCCTGGA TGCTTACAAGCAGCTGAATGTAAAACATGAAGCTCTGCAGCTGATCACGCCTCAGTTTGAAACACCTCTGCCTCCTCTGCAGCCGGCC GTCTTTCAGCCGGCGTTTAGGGACCTTCCTCCACCCATGCTGGACCTCTTTGACCTTGATGAAACCTTTTCCTCTGAGAAAGTGAGGCTGGCTCAGCTCTCAAACAAGT GTACCGACGATGACCTTGAGTTTTATGTGCGTAAATGTGGAGACATCTTAGGAGTGACAGGGAAGCTGGACAAGGAAAAACGAGATGCCAAGCACATACTGGAACACGTCTTCTTCCAGGTGGTGGAGTTCAAGAAGCTCAATGTA GAGCATGATATCGACACCACAGAAGCACGGTTCAACATGTACTGA
- the srsf6b gene encoding serine and arginine rich splicing factor 6b — translation MPRVYVGRLSYHVREKDIQRFFSGYGKLLEIDLKNGYGFVEFEDTRDADDAVYELNGKDLCGERVIVEHARGPRRDRDGYGGGYGGGGRSSSGYSSRSRSGRDKYGPPVRTEYRLIVENLSSRCSWQDLKDFMRQAGEVTYADAHKERTNEGVIEFRSYSDMKRAIDKLDGTDINGRKIRLVEDKPRRRRSYSGSRSRSRSRRRSRSRSRRSSRSHSRSRSRSRSRSKRRSRSRSGRKSRSRSGRKSHSKSPTKSRSRKSKSRSRSRTQKSRSRSDARKSRSKSRSKSRSKAKSERDSRSRSKEKSVSKKSRSRSASPRENGDGERAKSTSRSPSPKENRRQSESPGKRSASRSPSRSKSRSRSRSASQD, via the exons ATGCCGCGAGTGTACGTCGGCAGACTGAGTTATCATGTGCGGGAGAAGGATATTCAGAGGTTTTTCAGCGGGTACGGGAAGCTTTTGGAGATCGATCTGAAGAACGG gTATGGGTTCGTGGAGTTCGAAGACACCCGCGACGCAGATGATGCGGTGTACGAGCTGAACGGTAAAGACCTGTGCGGGGAGCGTGTGATCGTGGAGCACGCCCGAGGACCGCGACGGGACCGAGATGGATACGGTGGGGGTTATGGGGGCGGCGGGCGCA GCAGTAGTGGTTATAGCAGCAGGAGCCGAAGCGGAAGAGACAAATATGGGCCTCCGGTTCGCACCGAGTACCGTCTGATCGTGGAGAACCTGTCCAGTCGCTGCAGCTGGCAGGACCTCAAG GACTTCATGCGTCAGGCTGGAGAGGTGACCTACGCCGACGCCCACAAAGAACGGACCAATGAGGGTGTGATTGAGTTTCGCTCCTACTCGGATATGAAGAGAGCTATTGACAAGTTGGATGGCACTGATATTAATGGAAGAAAAATCCGTCTGGTAGAGGACAAGCCCAGACGCCGCCGTTCCTACTCTGGGAGCAGGTCCAG GTCTCGTAGCAGACGCCGGTCTCGCAGCAGGAGCCGCAGGAGTTCCCGGAGCCATTCCCGCTCCAGATCTCG CTCCAGGTCCCGTAGCAAGCGCCGCTCCCGTTCCAGGTCCGGTCGCAAGTCCCGCtccaggtctgggaggaagtctCACTCCAAGTCCCCAACAAAGTCCCGCTCCAGAAAGTCCAAGTCTCGGTCCCGCTCGCGCACGCAGAAGTCCCGCTCTCGCTCCGATGCGCGCAAATCTCGCTCCAAGAGTCGCTCCAAGAGCCGCTCCAAAGCAAAGTCGGAGAGAGATTCAAGAAGCCGCTCCAAGGAGAAGTCTGTGAGTAAGAAGTCCCGAAGCCGCTCTGCTTCGCCGAGGGAGAACGGAGACGGAGAGAGGGCCAAGTCCACCTCTCGTTCACCGTCCCCTAAAGAGAATCGCCGTCAGTCGGAGTCGCCCGGCAAACGCTCTGCGTCTCGCTCTCCGTCTCGATCAAAGTCTCGTTCCCGCTCCAGGTCTGCGTCTCAAGACTAG
- the acot8 gene encoding acyl-coenzyme A thioesterase 8: MAERGSESGVDIVVNQASKSSEADLRSVLVTSVLNLEKLDTDLYRGTHHWVPRTKRLFGGQIVGQALVAAASSVSDHLYAHSLHCYFVRAGDPKVPVLYQVERTRDGRSFCVRSVKAIQHGQPILICQASFHMQQPSPLEHQFNMPTVPPPDTLLTVEELIQRTLSDPNLADNTRQGLNKILADEVPIEIKPVNPPDFYRRVAMEPKTLFWVRARGHIGAGNMKLHCCVAAYVSDYAFLGTALLPYPNHRAQFSASLDHAMWFHSTFRADEWMLYECESPWSGGSRGFVQGRLWRQDGVLAASCAQEGVIRVKAVSQSKL, encoded by the exons ATGGCTGAACGCGGCAGTGAATCTGGAGTTGACATTGTAGTAAATCAAGCGTCCAAATCAAGTGAAGCTGATCTCAGAAGTGTTCTGGTCACGAGTGTTCTGAATTTAGAGAAGCTCGACACCGACCTGTACAG AGGGACACATCACTGGGTTCCTCGCACCAAGCGCCTCTTCGGTGGTCAGATCGTTGGACAGGCTCTTGTAGCTGCGGCCAGTTCTGTCAGTGATCATCTCTACGCTCATTCACTGCACTGCTACTTCGTGAGAGCAG GGGACCCAAAGGTGCCAGTGCTGTACCAGGTGGAAAGGACTCGGGATGGCCGCAGTTTCTGTGTGCGATCTGTGAAAGCCATTCAGCACGGTCAGCCCATACTGATCTGCCAGGCGTCGTTTCACATGCAGCAGCCCAGTCCACTGGAGCATCAGTTCAACATGCCCACCGTCCCTCCGCCGGACACACTGCTCACGGTCGAGGAGCTCATTCAGCGCACCCTCAG TGATCCAAACCTGGCAGATAATACGCGACAGGGTCTAAATAAAATACTTGCTGATGAAGTTCCTATAGAGATCAAGCCAGTCAACCCGCCTGATTTCTACAGACGTGTTGCCATGGAACCGAAGACGTTATTCTGGGTGCGAGCGAGAGGGCATATAG GAGCTGGTAACATGAAGCTGCACTGTTGTGTGGCGGCGTACGTGTCGGATTATGCTTTCCTGGGGACGGCGCTGCTGCCGTACCCGAATCACAGGGCACAGTTCTCGGCCTCGCTGGATCACGCCATGTGGTTTCACAGCACGTTCAGAGCAGACGAGTGGATGCTGTACGAGTGTGAAAGCCCGTGGTCAG GAGGCAGCAGAGGCTTCGTCCAGGGCCGTCTGTGGAGACAGGATGGCGTTCTCGCAGCTTCCTGCGCCCAGGAGGGAGTGATACGAGTGAAGGCAGTTTCTCAGAGTAAATTATAG